Within Microterricola gilva, the genomic segment TGCACGGGCACGCGCCACCATTCCAGAGCCGTGTAGTCGCGGAAGTTCTCGGACTCCGGGTCCTCGACGGCGAGCAAGCGGCGCATCTCGGGAGTCGCGCCGTCAACGCCGAAGGTATTGAGCTGACCGAGCCACCATGAGATGTGCCACTCGGAGTCACTGAGGTAGCCAGGTGCTGCGACGAATCCGGCTCCGATGATCAGGTTGTCGGATGCCGCGAACTGCGGCAGCACGATCGCGTCGACCAGCGCGTCGAGCTCGGCCACGCTCGGCCGCGCTCCGATCTGCTGCTCGAACGCGTCACGCCACGCGGCGACGCGCCCGAAGACGGTGTCGAAGGTCGCGCTGATGCCGTCGACACAGCGGCTGACGGCGGGGGACTCGGTGATCGTCATGATCGGTGCTCACTTCATTGTGGCGGGACGGGTGGGGTCGTGCTTGTGGTGTCAGGCCGGCATTTTCTCGCGTTGCTGCGCCAGCATGCCCTTGCGGGCGACGAGCCAGTCGACGGCCATCGCGATGTGCCTCGTCGACTCGCGGCGCGCGGCATCCGGATCGACCGCCTCGACGGCCGCGGTCACGGTGTGGAGAACGTCGAGGCCGTGCTCCCGGTGCTCGGCCTCGCTCAGGCACAGCCAGAGCACGGGCCCGAACTCGGCCTGCAACCGCAGTTCCTCGCGCACGAGCCGCGCCGATTGGCTGAGTGCGGCCAGTTCCAGCTGGAACCGCGACAGCGCTCGCCTGGCCGCGCCCTCCTCTGCGACGTCGAACGACGAGCTGATGGTGCGAAGAGTCTCCACGTCGAGCGGGCCGGCCCTGTCTGCGGCCAGCTCTGCCGCCATGCCGGCGATCGCCGAATAGTGCACGCCCATGTCACGGATCTCGCTGCGGGCGAGGGCATCGACCCTCTGATCGAGGATGTCGTGGCGGGCGTGCCCGGAGAAGGTGACGAAACTGCCGCCGTCGCGTCCGCGGCGCGTCGTCACGAGGCCGCGCGAGCGCAGTGCCTCGAGCGATTCCCTGGCCGTGACGACGGCGACACCGAGCTGTTTGGCGAGTTCCAGTTCGCTCGGCAGCCGCTCGCCATCTGGCAGCACACCGGACACGATGGCGTCGCTCAGCCGTTGCTCGACGAGCTCGGCCCGCCCCTCGGTGTGCAGGGGGGTGAACACC encodes:
- a CDS encoding cache domain-containing protein, giving the protein MTITESPAVSRCVDGISATFDTVFGRVAAWRDAFEQQIGARPSVAELDALVDAIVLPQFAASDNLIIGAGFVAAPGYLSDSEWHISWWLGQLNTFGVDGATPEMRRLLAVEDPESENFRDYTALEWWRVPVQTGAQHITGPYVDYLCTDEYTLTLTAPVHADGSLIGVVGADLYVDDIESVLLPRLYELGAPTTLVNASARIVASTDAHRATGSLLRSDGLTAALAATAGASASAERAALLPGGERVVACGDTSLSLVIGQG
- a CDS encoding FadR/GntR family transcriptional regulator: MPQSIRAATLTRAAVFTPLHTEGRAELVEQRLSDAIVSGVLPDGERLPSELELAKQLGVAVVTARESLEALRSRGLVTTRRGRDGGSFVTFSGHARHDILDQRVDALARSEIRDMGVHYSAIAGMAAELAADRAGPLDVETLRTISSSFDVAEEGAARRALSRFQLELAALSQSARLVREELRLQAEFGPVLWLCLSEAEHREHGLDVLHTVTAAVEAVDPDAARRESTRHIAMAVDWLVARKGMLAQQREKMPA